The region TAAATTATGATGACGATCACAATCAATATTTGGTCATAAATATTGAAATGAAAAAAGGAGTAAAACAAACTAAAGTACTTATAAAGCTGTTAACTGATGAGATAACAAAGAGATTGTTAAAAGAAAATTCAGAATTCCGTTCAAACTATAAAGAAAGTCCCCTTAGGCAAAGGCCACATATAGTTTTATGGGAGTATGAAAGTTCAAAATATTTTACACCTGGAGTAAAGCAAAAATGGGTGCTTAGTGAAAAATAATGGAACCAATAATTTTAGATGAGTTTAAATATTCTTTAGAAGACATTCAAAAATTGTCTAAAGAACATCCTATCACAGAAAGGAAAGACTTATATTGTGCTCAATTAGCAGAGCTTTATGAAGTTAATTATCCTGCAAGGAAGCTTCAAAATTCTACAAATAAAAAAAAATTTTTTAATGATAAGCTCAGTCCAAATGCTGATATCCGTGGAAATTGGGTATATTTCCCATGGAATGGACATTTGATCCACACACTTAATAGGGATGACTACTTTGAGCTAAGAACAAATCGTAACCAACTGCTGGTTTCCACTCAGGAGCAGAAGAGAATATATAGAAGTACAGTAGGCGTTTTAGGGTTATCGATCGGCAGTCATATCGCCGTAAATCTATGTCAACAAGGGATTAGTAAAACGATCAAAATTGCAGACGATGATTCTATCGATACAACAAATTTGAATAGAATTAGAGGTAGTTTAATTGATGTCAGCAAAGACAAAACTGTAAGTGTACAAGAAAAAATCCATGAATTAAATCCTTATAACAAGGTGGTTTCGTTTGGCAAGCTTACAGAGGAAAATCTCCCTATGTTTTTGGGGAATTCACCTAGGCCAAATGTGATAGTGGAAGTCATTGATGACTTTAAAATGAAAGTACATTTGAGATGTCTTGCACGAAAGTATAGAATACCCGTTATCATGCTCTCCAATGTAGCTGATAACATT is a window of Candidatus Roizmanbacteria bacterium DNA encoding:
- a CDS encoding ThiF family adenylyltransferase, with translation MEPIILDEFKYSLEDIQKLSKEHPITERKDLYCAQLAELYEVNYPARKLQNSTNKKKFFNDKLSPNADIRGNWVYFPWNGHLIHTLNRDDYFELRTNRNQLLVSTQEQKRIYRSTVGVLGLSIGSHIAVNLCQQGISKTIKIADDDSIDTTNLNRIRGSLIDVSKDKTVSVQEKIHELNPYNKVVSFGKLTEENLPMFLGNSPRPNVIVEVIDDFKMKVHLRCLARKYRIPVIMLSNVADNIIIDVERYDLSSNLSFFNGLLGNLPEQIIREPNTDPNILAVAMVGKELIPDKALKSVKEIGKTLVGRPQLISTISVSSGIATYMIREILLGNDQIQGRKVLRLDDIFYKE